One genomic segment of Salinigranum rubrum includes these proteins:
- a CDS encoding ferritin-like domain-containing protein, translating into MTDDESPTDDPQSSPEFARVIARVRDQLTSRRGFLAGSAALGAGALSASGLASADEHEGESGNGRGSGMGEENPFSQAGTDVDVLNYALTLEHLENAFYRDAILSRETVMSAEPLQRFPEELLNEVYDNIQLIGEHESTHVDVLTTAIRTLGGEPVQAAEYDFGVPRNSEMGPMQFLSTAQALENTGVMAYAGALDLIESPDLQTAAATVATVEARHASYLNLLNGGVPFPDAFDEAQSMDEILDVAGQFIVE; encoded by the coding sequence ATGACAGACGACGAGTCCCCGACCGACGACCCACAGTCCAGCCCGGAGTTCGCGCGCGTCATCGCGCGAGTCCGAGACCAACTGACCTCACGACGCGGCTTCCTCGCCGGTTCCGCCGCGCTCGGTGCGGGGGCGCTCAGCGCGAGCGGCCTCGCGAGCGCGGACGAACACGAGGGCGAGTCCGGAAACGGCCGTGGCAGCGGAATGGGAGAGGAGAACCCGTTCAGCCAGGCCGGAACCGACGTCGACGTCCTCAACTACGCGCTGACGCTCGAACACCTCGAAAACGCCTTCTACCGCGACGCGATTCTCAGCCGGGAGACGGTGATGTCGGCGGAGCCGCTCCAGCGGTTCCCCGAGGAACTCCTCAACGAGGTGTACGACAACATCCAGCTCATCGGCGAGCACGAGTCGACCCACGTGGACGTGCTGACGACCGCCATCCGGACGCTCGGCGGCGAACCCGTCCAGGCGGCCGAGTACGACTTCGGCGTCCCTCGAAACAGCGAGATGGGTCCGATGCAGTTCCTCTCGACCGCACAGGCGCTGGAGAACACCGGCGTGATGGCGTACGCGGGGGCGCTCGACCTCATCGAGAGCCCCGACCTCCAGACGGCCGCGGCGACCGTCGCCACCGTCGAAGCCCGCCACGCCTCGTATCTCAACCTGCTCAACGGCGGCGTGCCGTTCCCCGACGCGTTCGACGAGGCGCAGTCGATGGACGAGATCCTCGACGTCGCCGGGCAGTTCATCGTCGAGTAG
- a CDS encoding cupin domain-containing protein, which yields MSETTTDTEPQPLVRRAEEIEYEDVSAATGMKKGVLVSEADGAPHFAIRRFTLAPGAEVPRHTNEVEHEQYVLAGEYTVGIGDEEFSVEAGDSLLIPAGTVHWYRNTGEEEGAFICAVPNGDDAIELVDDDR from the coding sequence ATGAGCGAAACCACCACCGACACCGAACCACAGCCGCTCGTGCGACGCGCAGAAGAAATCGAGTACGAGGACGTGAGTGCGGCAACGGGGATGAAGAAAGGCGTCCTGGTCTCAGAAGCCGACGGCGCGCCACACTTCGCAATCCGGCGGTTCACGCTCGCGCCGGGCGCGGAAGTGCCGAGACACACCAACGAGGTCGAACACGAACAGTACGTCCTCGCCGGCGAGTACACGGTCGGCATCGGCGACGAGGAGTTCTCGGTCGAGGCGGGCGACTCGCTTCTCATTCCCGCCGGCACGGTCCACTGGTACCGGAACACGGGCGAAGAGGAGGGTGCGTTCATCTGTGCGGTACCCAACGGCGACGACGCCATCGAACTCGTCGACGACGACCGCTGA